From Pseudanabaena sp. PCC 6802, one genomic window encodes:
- a CDS encoding pentapeptide repeat-containing protein → MHSSDRPHEYDAVLGGQALPPLDAPVLGGLDRAKLLRHRLLEIYRSGQRNFAVRDLSGIDLSGTNLYQVNLSESNLSRSKLVASNLRKASLIRTNFYGADLGSANFTDAILFSANLRDANLRNASLFGSDLRVADLQNADLRDADLFGADLNNALNLTVNQIKSARNWQQAKYDANWRRLLHLPPSLKFN, encoded by the coding sequence ATGCATAGCTCCGATCGACCGCACGAATATGATGCTGTGCTTGGCGGACAGGCTCTGCCACCACTGGATGCACCTGTGCTGGGTGGTTTGGATCGAGCTAAGTTGCTGCGTCATAGGCTCTTGGAAATATACAGGTCAGGGCAGAGAAACTTTGCCGTTCGGGATTTAAGCGGCATCGATCTGAGCGGCACCAATTTGTATCAAGTTAATCTTTCAGAATCGAACTTAAGTCGATCTAAGTTAGTGGCCTCCAATCTGCGCAAGGCAAGTTTAATTAGAACTAATTTCTATGGAGCCGATCTAGGTAGCGCCAATTTTACTGATGCCATTCTCTTTAGCGCCAATTTACGGGATGCCAACCTCAGAAACGCCAGCTTGTTTGGTAGCGATCTCAGGGTAGCGGATTTGCAGAATGCCGATCTGCGAGATGCAGATTTATTTGGGGCAGATTTAAATAACGCGCTCAATCTCACAGTCAATCAAATTAAATCTGCCCGCAACTGGCAGCAAGCAAAATACGATGCCAACTGGCGCAGGCTGTTGCACTTGCCGCCTTCGCTCAAGTTCAACTGA
- a CDS encoding pentapeptide repeat-containing protein, translating to MTPNQAHERNPGLKKPGRHQPAEAASGNFASIKARFASDRDEDKIAALTDALNYADKGRELLTQALEHESFKIKRAAYKLLSTKQKPDRYKLSADELLEWYEAGERDFTGAHLSGTIYHAKLIDIDFSCAYINADIISTNLKAANLSGANLSSAHLNYSNLSRANLSEANLMGADLSDTNLSDANLSNCTLAKANFSNANLSDANLCHAATWDWDGLLNGWYATNMGNLVESSISNTDLRIIADGNGVNFSGANLTGTNLVGVDLKGVQISESTQFDPKWQLVWQIANQYLKAETDLSGADLRGASLPFAKLSGASLSQADLKGANLYRADFQDADLKGANLGRTELQGANLSGANLSGANLKGARLWRADLSNANLRNANLNIANLDGANLAGTELEGANLEGANLQNTTQRQQSQTQDNSPNQQKTWQARFKYWFNQ from the coding sequence ATGACTCCCAATCAAGCGCACGAACGCAATCCTGGGCTAAAGAAACCGGGTAGGCATCAGCCTGCCGAAGCGGCCTCAGGTAATTTTGCCAGTATAAAAGCCCGCTTTGCCAGCGATCGCGACGAGGACAAAATTGCAGCATTAACAGATGCCCTTAATTATGCAGACAAAGGTAGAGAACTCTTGACGCAGGCGCTAGAGCACGAGTCATTCAAAATTAAGCGGGCTGCCTATAAATTGTTATCAACCAAGCAAAAGCCAGATCGCTACAAGTTGAGCGCTGACGAATTACTTGAGTGGTATGAAGCAGGCGAGCGGGACTTTACTGGCGCGCACCTGAGCGGCACTATCTATCATGCCAAACTCATTGATATTGACTTTAGCTGCGCCTATATAAATGCCGATATCATCAGCACCAATCTCAAGGCAGCAAATCTCAGCGGGGCTAATCTATCTTCTGCTCATTTGAATTATTCCAACCTCAGTCGAGCCAATCTCAGTGAAGCGAACTTAATGGGAGCGGATCTCAGCGATACCAACCTGAGCGATGCTAATCTGAGCAACTGTACGCTTGCCAAGGCTAACTTCAGTAATGCCAACCTGAGCGATGCCAACCTCTGCCACGCCGCAACATGGGACTGGGATGGTTTACTAAACGGGTGGTATGCCACCAATATGGGAAATTTGGTGGAGTCTAGTATTAGTAATACGGACTTGAGAATAATTGCTGATGGCAATGGGGTCAACTTTAGCGGTGCTAACTTGACTGGTACTAACCTGGTGGGAGTGGATCTAAAGGGCGTACAAATCAGCGAAAGCACTCAATTCGATCCCAAATGGCAATTAGTATGGCAAATAGCCAACCAGTACCTCAAAGCAGAAACCGATCTGAGCGGTGCCGATCTCAGAGGAGCCAGCTTGCCGTTTGCCAAACTATCGGGTGCAAGCCTCAGCCAAGCCGATCTCAAAGGTGCAAATTTATATCGTGCCGATTTTCAAGATGCCGATCTCAAAGGTGCAAATTTAGGACGTACGGAATTGCAAGGTGCTAACCTCAGCGGTGCTAATCTCAGTGGTGCTAACCTCAAAGGCGCTCGACTCTGGCGTGCCGATCTATCTAACGCCAATTTGCGCAACGCTAATCTCAATATCGCCAATCTGGACGGTGCTAATTTGGCAGGCACCGAGCTTGAAGGAGCCAATCTAGAGGGAGCTAATTTGCAGAATACTACGCAACGCCAGCAGAGCCAGACTCAAGATAATTCACCTAACCAACAAAAAACATGGCAAGCTAGATTTAAATACTGGTTTAACCAATAA
- the glyA gene encoding serine hydroxymethyltransferase has translation MADLSFVAKADPLVAEAIGKEIGRQRHNIELIASENFTSLAVMAAQGSVLTNKYAEGLPGKRYYGGCEFIDEIETIAIDRAKQLFGAAHANVQPHSGAQANFAVFLSLLEPGDTIMGMDLSHGGHLTHGSPVNVSGKWFKVVHYGVNAETEQLDYDMVRDLALQHQPKLLICGYSAYPRVIQFDKFRAIADEIGAYLLADVAHIAGLVVTGHHPNPIPHCDVVTTTTHKTLRGPRGGLILTRDPELGKKLDKAVFPGSQGGPLEHVIAGKAVAFGEALKPEFKTYSAQVIANAQAMAAQLQQRGFKLVSGGTDNHLMLVDLRSIGMTGKQADRLVDEVHITANKNTVPFDPESPFVTSGLRLGSPAMTTRGLGTAEFQEIANIIADRLLNPEDETIAASCRQRVANLCDRFPLYAELNTAELLKVPSLV, from the coding sequence GTGGCAGACTTATCATTTGTGGCTAAGGCAGATCCATTAGTAGCAGAGGCGATCGGGAAGGAAATAGGCAGACAACGCCATAATATTGAACTAATTGCGAGCGAGAATTTTACTTCTCTGGCCGTGATGGCGGCGCAGGGGTCGGTGCTGACAAATAAATATGCTGAAGGTTTGCCCGGCAAGCGCTATTACGGAGGCTGCGAGTTTATCGATGAAATTGAAACGATCGCGATCGATCGCGCTAAGCAACTATTTGGCGCGGCTCATGCCAACGTGCAACCACATTCGGGGGCGCAGGCTAACTTTGCCGTGTTTTTATCGTTACTAGAACCTGGCGATACGATTATGGGGATGGACCTATCCCACGGCGGCCACCTCACCCACGGTTCTCCCGTAAACGTTTCTGGCAAATGGTTCAAAGTCGTGCATTATGGCGTAAACGCAGAAACGGAGCAGCTAGATTACGATATGGTGCGCGATCTGGCGCTGCAACATCAACCCAAGTTATTAATTTGCGGTTATTCTGCCTACCCGCGCGTAATTCAGTTCGACAAGTTTAGGGCGATCGCCGACGAGATCGGTGCTTACCTCCTTGCCGATGTGGCACATATTGCGGGGCTGGTGGTAACGGGACATCATCCCAATCCCATTCCCCACTGCGATGTAGTTACGACGACTACGCATAAGACTCTGCGCGGCCCGCGTGGTGGTTTGATCCTCACCCGCGATCCAGAGTTGGGCAAGAAGTTAGATAAGGCCGTGTTCCCCGGTTCTCAAGGTGGGCCGCTAGAGCACGTCATTGCTGGCAAGGCTGTCGCCTTTGGCGAGGCTCTCAAACCCGAATTTAAAACCTATTCGGCACAGGTCATTGCTAACGCCCAAGCCATGGCCGCACAGCTACAGCAACGCGGCTTTAAATTAGTCTCTGGAGGCACCGATAACCATCTCATGCTGGTCGATCTGCGCAGTATCGGTATGACGGGCAAGCAAGCCGATCGGCTAGTAGATGAAGTCCATATCACAGCTAATAAAAATACTGTTCCCTTCGATCCCGAGTCGCCATTTGTGACTAGCGGTCTGCGGTTGGGTTCCCCTGCCATGACTACGCGGGGCTTGGGGACAGCCGAATTTCAGGAAATCGCCAATATCATTGCCGATCGCCTGCTCAACCCTGAAGATGAAACGATCGCCGCTAGCTGCCGTCAAAGAGTTGCGAATCTGTGCGATCGCTTTCCTTTATATGCAGAGTTAAACACAGCAGAACTGCTAAAAGTACCGAGCCTTGTCTAG
- a CDS encoding glycosyltransferase family 4 protein, producing MLHQHAIPYLFAFIASALVVWCSTPIIRKIGLKAGLTDKPNARKMHTVPVVRLGGVSIFLGTLSALLLVWWIGWFEVLPPFKEYEVWGVTIGGAAFFLLGLLDDLYDLPALGRLIAQLAIAAAAWRVGVRIDFISIPFVGIIKFGVFSLPITVTWLAGMANAVNWIDGLDGLASGVSAIAAAVILITSLFMKQPAAALIAAALAGGCLAFLRYNFKPSSPADIFMGDGGAYYLGFTLAGVSVIGLAKSVTTVAVVLPYIILAVPILDASAVILQRLRKGQSPMVAGKHHLHHRLVNAGISKRRTVLFIYSLTLWVGSLALAFVGIPAGGTYASVSTVLMVYACWQVWLRIRQQQKQKRTKQKAIADTNYISSNGSNSDDRNPSRDPGCDRDRREPPETARQRHEKH from the coding sequence ATGCTGCATCAACACGCTATTCCGTATTTGTTTGCTTTTATAGCCTCCGCATTGGTTGTGTGGTGTAGTACTCCCATCATCCGTAAAATCGGCTTAAAAGCTGGCTTAACTGACAAGCCCAACGCTCGCAAGATGCATACGGTTCCCGTGGTGCGGCTTGGGGGCGTATCGATTTTTTTAGGTACTCTTTCCGCCCTGTTATTAGTATGGTGGATTGGCTGGTTTGAGGTTTTGCCACCATTTAAAGAATATGAAGTCTGGGGGGTCACGATTGGTGGGGCAGCATTCTTTCTGCTCGGGTTGTTGGACGATCTTTACGATCTGCCAGCTCTGGGCAGGTTGATCGCGCAACTGGCGATCGCAGCTGCCGCCTGGCGAGTTGGCGTGCGCATCGATTTCATCTCCATCCCATTTGTTGGCATCATCAAATTTGGCGTATTCAGCTTGCCAATTACCGTCACCTGGCTGGCAGGGATGGCAAATGCGGTGAACTGGATTGATGGCTTAGATGGCTTGGCATCTGGGGTTTCGGCCATTGCTGCTGCCGTAATTTTGATTACGAGCCTATTTATGAAACAGCCCGCTGCGGCTCTGATCGCTGCTGCCTTAGCGGGGGGATGTCTCGCTTTTTTGCGTTACAACTTCAAGCCGTCCAGCCCAGCCGATATTTTTATGGGAGATGGTGGAGCCTATTATTTGGGCTTCACGCTGGCAGGAGTAAGTGTAATCGGCTTAGCCAAAAGCGTCACAACCGTAGCAGTGGTACTTCCCTACATCATTCTGGCAGTCCCCATTCTGGATGCTTCAGCGGTAATCTTGCAACGTTTGCGCAAAGGGCAGTCGCCTATGGTAGCTGGCAAACATCACCTCCACCACCGCTTAGTCAATGCTGGGATCTCTAAACGGCGTACCGTTCTGTTTATCTATTCCCTCACGTTGTGGGTAGGCAGCCTTGCCCTGGCGTTTGTTGGCATACCAGCCGGAGGCACCTATGCTTCTGTCAGTACGGTGTTGATGGTTTATGCCTGTTGGCAGGTGTGGCTGCGCATCCGCCAGCAACAAAAGCAAAAGCGAACTAAGCAGAAAGCGATCGCCGATACTAACTACATCTCTAGTAATGGTTCTAACTCCGACGATCGCAATCCCAGCCGTGATCCTGGCTGCGATCGCGATCGTAGGGAACCTCCTGAAACAGCAAGGCAGCGCCACGAAAAACATTAA
- the pgsA gene encoding CDP-diacylglycerol--glycerol-3-phosphate 3-phosphatidyltransferase, which translates to MLQYFPTITIPTWVTLSRLAAVPIILVALSWDDRVNRAIALSAFLVAALTDWLDGYLARRLQQVSDLGKFLDPLVDKLLILAPMLMLVEMGQIPAWGVFLIVAREIVITGWRGAPSISSVESGHSSADRSERSPIVGANLWGKAKTVVQIVAVAALIVQLPGALLLFWLALALTLISGIIYVWPVRHV; encoded by the coding sequence ATGTTGCAGTATTTCCCCACAATTACCATTCCTACTTGGGTCACACTATCCCGCCTGGCGGCGGTACCGATTATTCTGGTGGCTTTGAGTTGGGACGATCGCGTCAATCGTGCGATCGCGCTCAGTGCCTTCCTGGTGGCAGCACTGACGGACTGGCTGGATGGATATTTAGCAAGGCGCTTGCAACAGGTTAGCGATCTGGGCAAGTTCCTCGATCCCTTAGTGGATAAGCTGTTAATTCTGGCACCGATGTTGATGTTAGTAGAAATGGGGCAGATTCCCGCCTGGGGTGTATTTTTGATTGTGGCAAGGGAGATTGTCATTACTGGCTGGCGCGGTGCTCCCAGTATTAGTTCCGTCGAATCTGGCCATTCTAGTGCGGACAGATCGGAACGATCGCCAATTGTAGGCGCAAACTTGTGGGGAAAAGCTAAAACCGTAGTGCAGATTGTGGCAGTAGCGGCTTTGATTGTGCAATTGCCCGGAGCATTACTGCTATTCTGGTTGGCACTGGCACTTACCCTGATTTCGGGAATTATCTATGTCTGGCCTGTTCGTCACGTTTGA
- the tmk gene encoding dTMP kinase, with amino-acid sequence MSGLFVTFEGGEGGGKTTQLKLTEAWLRSLDYPVTTTREPGGTELGQKIRALLLQGGEVSNRAELLLLMADRAHHVETCIQPHLDRGFIVLCDRYYDSTIAYQGYGRGMDLDAIARINGIATNGLQPDVTLWLDLEVSVGLARAKQVSGNPDRMERLDLEFHQRVVRGFRELAMREGDRIVRVDGSQSSEAVQAEIQTILKPYLK; translated from the coding sequence ATGTCTGGCCTGTTCGTCACGTTTGAAGGTGGGGAGGGTGGTGGTAAGACCACTCAACTTAAGCTGACCGAGGCATGGTTGCGATCGCTTGACTATCCAGTCACAACCACCCGCGAACCCGGTGGCACGGAACTCGGTCAGAAGATTCGTGCATTATTACTACAGGGTGGGGAAGTTTCAAATCGCGCTGAGTTATTGCTGTTGATGGCGGATCGGGCGCATCACGTAGAAACCTGCATTCAACCACATCTAGATCGGGGTTTTATCGTTCTCTGCGATCGCTACTATGATTCCACAATCGCCTACCAGGGTTACGGCAGAGGCATGGACTTAGATGCGATCGCTCGGATTAATGGCATTGCGACCAACGGACTGCAACCGGACGTTACTCTCTGGCTGGATTTAGAAGTTTCGGTGGGATTAGCCAGAGCCAAACAGGTCTCCGGTAATCCCGATCGCATGGAACGTTTGGATCTAGAATTTCATCAACGGGTTGTGCGGGGATTTAGGGAATTGGCGATGAGAGAAGGAGATCGCATAGTGCGCGTTGATGGCAGCCAAAGTAGCGAGGCAGTACAGGCTGAAATCCAAACCATCTTGAAGCCATATCTGAAGTGA
- a CDS encoding M48 family metallopeptidase, whose protein sequence is MIQDTQWHKSLFQIAWRNLKRYQRFLLASVLTTVLAINFNPAIAEALDWTDLFRAVPSVIQVMQLSNVSDQDEVQLGRQLDRQLASEVRISRDPAANALVRAIGEGLVRNSDRPNLPYTFQVVEDKNINAFATMGGFVYVNTGTIAAADNRAQLAAVIAHEMGHISGRHALEQIKQMALAQGVASVAGLDRDQFVQIGVQLALRLPNSREAEFDADRRGLETIARSGYAPQALPAFLQKLASKSGNGVPGFLSTHPGANERIAALNERIERENLYGQGGLNDTKYQRNWRNRFR, encoded by the coding sequence GTGATACAGGACACACAATGGCACAAATCCTTATTTCAGATCGCATGGAGGAATCTAAAACGCTATCAAAGATTCCTACTGGCAAGTGTTTTAACCACAGTATTGGCAATTAATTTCAACCCCGCGATCGCCGAGGCACTGGACTGGACAGATCTGTTTAGGGCCGTGCCATCCGTGATTCAGGTGATGCAGCTCTCAAACGTTTCCGACCAGGATGAAGTGCAATTGGGCAGACAATTGGATCGCCAGCTTGCTTCGGAGGTGAGAATTAGTCGAGATCCTGCCGCCAACGCTCTAGTTAGAGCCATTGGCGAAGGACTGGTGCGCAATAGCGATCGCCCCAACCTTCCCTATACGTTTCAGGTGGTTGAGGATAAAAATATCAATGCTTTTGCCACAATGGGTGGATTCGTTTACGTCAATACTGGTACGATCGCCGCAGCCGATAATCGCGCCCAGTTAGCAGCAGTAATCGCTCACGAAATGGGACATATTTCTGGCCGCCACGCCCTCGAACAAATCAAGCAAATGGCACTGGCACAGGGAGTCGCTTCTGTCGCAGGGTTGGATCGCGATCAGTTTGTTCAGATTGGCGTTCAACTAGCTTTGCGCTTGCCAAATAGCCGCGAAGCAGAATTTGATGCCGATCGCCGTGGGTTGGAGACGATCGCCCGATCTGGCTACGCACCGCAAGCCCTGCCTGCCTTTTTGCAAAAACTAGCTAGCAAATCGGGTAATGGCGTACCTGGATTTCTCAGTACCCACCCAGGTGCGAATGAGAGAATTGCAGCTTTAAACGAGCGAATTGAACGCGAGAATCTCTACGGACAAGGCGGTCTCAACGATACCAAATATCAGCGGAATTGGCGCAATCGATTTCGCTAA